The window atcaaatcatttcagaagtcactgtggtccagtggtaaagacaatggatcagaacttcaggtggactcaagttcaaatcaggagtgagttcaattccactctttgcaattctcaaattgtttattggggtaatgaaaaggatagatataacttccaatcacattatttcagaagtcactgtggtccagttgttaagacaaacggtcagaacttctggtggactcaagttcaaatcagaagtgagttcaattcccctctttgcaattctcaaattgtttattgaggtaatgaaaaggatagatataacttccaatcacatcatttcagaagtcactgtggtccagtggtaaagacaatgggtcagcacttcaggtggactcaagttcaaatcaagagtgagttcaattccactctttgcaattctcaaattgtttattggggtaatgaaaaggataagtataacttccaatcacatcatttcagaagtcactgtggtccagtggtaaagacaatggatcagaacttcaggtggactcaagttcaaatcaggagtgagttcaattccactctttgcaattctcaaattgtttatttgggtaatgaaaaggataagtataacttccaatcacatcatttcagaagtcactgtggtccagtggtaaagacaatgggtcagaacttcaggtggactcaagttcaaatcaggagtgagttcaattccactctttgcaattctcaaattgtttatttgggtaatgaaaaggataagtataacttccaatcaaatcatttcagaagtcactgtggtccagtggtaaagacaatggatcagaacttcaggtggactcaagttcaaatcaggagtgagttcaattcccctctttgcaattctcaaattgtttattgaggtaatgaaaaggatagatataacttccaatcacatcagttcagaagccactgtggtccagtggtaaagacaatgggtcagaacttcaggtggactcaagtccaaatcaagagtgagttcaattccactctttgcaattctcaaattgtttattggggtaatgaaaaggataagtataacttccaatcacatcatttcagaagtcactgtggtccagtggtaaagacagtggatcagaacttcaggtggactcaagttcaaatcaggagtgagttcaattccactctttgcaattctcaaattgtttattggggtaatgaaaaggatagatataacttccaatcacattatttcagaagtcactgtggtccagttgttaagacaaacggtcagaacttctggtggactcaagttcaaatcaggagtgagttcaattccactctttgcaattctcaaattgtttattggggtaatgaaaaggataagtataacttccaatcacatcatttcagaagtcactgtggtccagtggtaaagacaatggatcagaacttcaggtggactcaagttcaaatcaggagtgagttcaattccactctttgcaattctcaaattgtttatttgggtaatgaaaaggataagtataacttccaatcaaatcatttcagaagtcactgtggtccagtggtaaagacaatggatcagaacttcaggtggactcaagttcaaatcaggagtgagttcaattcccctctttgcaattctcaaattgtttatttaggtaatgaaaaggataaatataacttccaatcatgtataggcgggccgcctcgtggtgtagtgggtaagtcacctgcctgcgacgtgggtgtcgagggttcacgtcccggtgtcgccagtcaacaactgtatggtgtcggcagtcggccgaaggccgactgtcgaacaccaccaggaaccccccctcccaactgtcttccggtcagccgaaggctgaccggaaatactgttttgctgaaaaaaatgactaagtctttatttgaatgaaaaaaggattacccatttactgaactactagtgtagtgattagtcaaacgagagcgggattcgaaccccatttcccacatggcagtcaaatccactaacttgagatctgtctgacccattgtctttgccactggaccacagtgacttctgaaatgagatgattggaagttatatttatcattttcatcacctcaataaacaatttgagatttgcaaagagtggacttgaactcactccagatttgaacttgtgtccaacttcaatttcaacccattgctcttgccactggaccactgtgtcttctgaaatgatgtgattggaagttatatttatccttttcattacctcaataaacaatttgagaatctcaaagagtggaatcaaactcacttctgatttgaacttgagtccacctgaagttctgacccattgtctttgccactgcaccacagtaaagttggaagttgtatttatccttttcattacatcaataaacaatttgagaattgcaacgagtggaattgaactcactcctgattcccaccttatgttctgacccaatgattttgccagtggaccacagcaacaactagaaggtgaagaatcagaagtcagatttattctccgactctcttagccttacttgctatgtcactttttaaagaaaaaaagccttactatactatgtcgttttttaagaaaagaagccttactatacaatatcgttttttaagaaaaaaaaggcttcctctactatgtcgtttttcaagaaaaaaagccatgctatcctatgtcgttttttaggaaaaaaagccttactatactatgtcgttttttaggggggaaagccatactatactatgtcgtttttttagggaaaaagccttcctctactatgtcgtttttcaagaaaaaaagccatgctatactatgtcgttttttaagaaaagaagccttactatacaatatcgttttttaagaaaaaaaggcttcctctactatgtcgtttttcaagaaaaaaagccatgctatactatgtcgttttttaggaaaaaaagccttactatactatgtcgttttttaggggggaaagccatactatactatgtcgtttttttagggaaaaagccttcctctactatgtcgtttttcaagaaaaaaagccatgctatactatgtcgttttttagggggggaaagccatactatacaatgtcgttttttaagaaaaaaagccttactatactatgtcgttttttaagaaaaaaagccatactatactatgtcgttttttaaaggaaaaaagccatactatactatgtcgttttttagggggaaaagccatactatactatgtcgttttttagggaaaaagccttcctctactatgtcgtttttcaagaaaaaaagccatgctatactatgtcgttttttaaagaaaaaaagccttactatacatggtcttttttaagcaaaaaagccttactatacatggtcattttttaagaaaaaagccttactatacatgatcttttttgtaaataaaaagccttactatactatgttgtttttaaagacaaaaaagccttactatactatgtcgtttttaaagaaaataagccttactatactatgtcgtctttaaagaaaaaagcctatactatgttgtttttttaaaaaaaaaaaaaatcttactatactatgtcgtttttttacgaaaaaaagccttacaatactctgtcgctttttttaaagaaaaaagccttacaatactatgtcattttttaagaaaaaaagccttactatactatgtcgtcttttaagaaaaacgctttactgtacatggtcgtttttttaaaataaaaaagccttactatacatggtcattttttaataaaaacccttaatatacatggtcatttttaaagaaaaaagcctgactatatatacatagtatttattttttaaacaaataaaagctttactttacatagaccacttttttttttaaagaaaaagccttacgatgtccagccattcaagtcattttgcatgccagctttacgtttgtaccaaatctcggggtattctttgctcagttatgaagcacgtctaataagatgaataaatatttgacattatcgtcgacaaggaaaaagagtgtcgccaaactttcgtcaaaacatatactatTTGTTCACAACTCTTAGGTGTAAACTGATTTGTTTGTCATTAGGGTCATTCATATGTACAAAGGTTCCTTTGTAGTTGATAGAATATACTATTTACTGTTTAAATCCATTCTGTTATCTTACGTGCCATACGGTGAGTTCTCGTCTGGCAAATCCATAGCCACAGCCATGAAGGTCCTCTGCAGACGAGAATTGGGAACAAAGCCTTTGTCTGCTGTCTGGTGCCAGCGGATGTTGGGAAAGCCATTATCTGTAGAGCCTTTTATGCTGGTGGACAGCTGCATCAGAAAGAAGTAAATTACTCTCCACAAGAGACTTGACATGATAATGACGAAGCAGGCAGCAAGCAACCCTGGCTGATGCAATTACATTGATTTATTTCCACTGtaattttatgtaaaaaaaataacacgtaCCTGGACAAATCCAAAGGGAAAATCCATAGCAGTCTGCCCACCTGAGCCCAGGTGAAACGCCATTCTCCAGTCATCAATCATGGCAGGGAAAGAACAGTTGTACTTGTTTTGGTgataattagtatttttttcacctaaaaaaaataaataaacacttgAAACATCCCTAAAAATGATGCACTCCAATCACTTGAAGAGGTTCTGTCTCGGGATTACCTTGGTACCAGAGGGATCCTTTGAGTGTCATGTTGAGCAGTGGGTGAATCATGGCATTCCACAGGACAGAGTTCTCGCAATGTGAACTGAGGGGAGAGATATCTGGTCTCTGGTAAGCAGTTTAATTTACAATATCTCCCGGACTGTAagtttttatgtatgtatgtgtgtgtgtgtgcatatacacacatacaattgCTTCTCTTTTCCATTCGGGTCTAGTCCACATTGCTGAAGTGCTCTTGAAGATGACCAGGCCTCAACGGGTGAACCACCCCAACAGGACTCCACCAGTCCTATCGGGTAGTTCAGCCTCTTGTACATGTAACGTCCAAAGAGCCAACACAATGCAGAGAACTCTGACAGACCACCTGGAAGAACCATGCCATATAGTAGCCATTGGACAAtaaaacggagaaaaaaaaacactaccttACTTACTTGCTTCGGGCACAGACCACGGAAGCGACACTCCAATCAGATCAGTCCGTTCTGTGTCGCTTGTCTCCAAGGCTACCATAAAAGTCCTCACGTGAGGATACTCGGATGCAATAGCGAGTTCCTCAGATGCATTGAAAATCTAATGGGGATAAAATGaaatctaagaaaaaaaagtgccacCTACACCTGGTTAAACAGTAGACATGGAAACCATCAGTACCCCTGGATTGTGTTTGGGTCAAAATTGACCAGTTTTAAGGTTTATGTAAAAAATACCATCAATTTTTACACAACCTTGAAAACAAGTCACAATTGGCCCAAAAACAATATACTGAAAAATTGAAGTATTTTCAAGAAAATGCGCACAGATTTATAACACAATACATCAACTCTGAGTTACTAATGGCACTCAGTGGAAGAACATCACGCAGCATGAGAAGGCTGGCATACTTCCCGTCTTTTATTTGACTATATTCTACCTATCACAGACAATAATTTCCTTACAAATCTCTACTGTCATTGTGACTTTACAGTTGCCTTCAGATTTGAAATAGATTATGGTGTATTTTGACATAATGCCGGGCTCTCGTGCAGATTTTCCAAATCTGTCAACCATGACACACTTTTTCCTGACCTGAGATGTCTTGAAGTACATGTTGCTCTGGCCACCACAAAGCCAAATGTCCCCGAAAAGCACATCGGTGAGAGTGGTTGAGCTGTTCTGAAGAATCGCAGTCACGTTGTAGGGACCGCCGGCCTCTATGGGGTCAAGGGTGACTCGCCAGATGCCTGTATATGACATGAAGCCTGAATTTTGGAACACCTAGACATCAAAAGCAGCAAGATGAATTCTGTGCTGCAGGCAATATGATCAACTTTATTCCGCTAAATAGTATAAGACTCATTGGAACTGGCTTTACCGCATATCTAAACAGCTTTAATTCCTAAACCGCTTATCTGGTTATCATGTAAATAATTTACTATGTAGCCACTATCTGCATGAACTTCCTTATTTCCTCATTAGAGCTCTGTCCTGCAGCCTCTCATCCTTTTCTCGTTACCGCCCTTCTGACAGTAAATttagttatattttttttgcctgtgcGCAGTTCGTGAGTGACACAGCCACTTGTCTGTAAATTATTTGTGCCCAAAATATTCTGTAAATTAAAGCTTCGAAGTACCTGTTCATCGTCTCCATCTTGCATTTGGACAACCAACATTCTTGATATCCGAAATTTATCGAACCCACGGGGGAAGAAAGAGCTCTCTTCCTCTAACACAGGGATGGCAAAGACatggctcccggccaaaatgaaagtggctctttgcttctgatcatattttgtatacacTGTCGCTCTTTGCCATGTTTCAAATTTCTCTTATCTTtgttctctcttaaaacacacaaatTCATCAGTGCTctctaaaaaacaaataaattatatttaaaaaatgatttggcagattggattttttttaatgctgcttcTTCCGTACGgagtggctctttgactctcacagtttaaaaatcTGGCTCTTCGGGTCTAACTTGTTTGCCGCCCCTGCTCTAACACAATCCACACACTACATTTACACCTTTGCCAGTTCTGATGTTTTCCCCCTAGTCAAAGCCCAGTTGACTTTTGCATAAATGCCACGGCCCAcacctcaacaacaacaacactacTTTACCTTTCTTCACAGGGGCAGGTGGGCTTTTGTGTTTCATTGGTCCTGACAAGTAAACAGTGACCAGTGCACCCTCAGGGCTGCCATAACCCCACAGAATCGATCTCTCGGGAGACTTCTGCAGGACCATGTGGTCACCATAGTAGGAGGCAAAGCAAAAATCCTTACCTAGTCACATTGTTGCATTAAGAATGAAGGGGGGAAAGAGAGAAGGAGGGGTGGGAAGAAGGATGagaaatatatacatagttaGATACTACTCGGGATAAAGAACCGTAACATAAAGTACTTCTAAAAATTGAACACTaacatttatgtttatttttgggggagcTGTTTATTTATAGTACGTAGATCACAAGCCATTATTCAAGCATGTAAAACTAATGGATAATCACATGGACAGGACACCGCACCCAATGGGAAAACTCCCAAAccacaaaaccccaacaaaacatcacTGTCATCCATTTTATGTAATCAATGGCAACCCAAGTGTTACAGATAATAAATATTGCTCTTAGAACCAGAAGCAAAACAACAGTGTTTAGAACCGTAATATAGTAGATCTAAAAACGAAATACTaacatttatgtttattttggggggagCAGTTTATTTATAGGTAGATCACACACCATTATTCAAGCAGGTGAAACTAATGGATCATCACATGGACTGGACACCCAATGGAAAACGCCCAAAccacaaaaccccaacaaaacatcacTATTGCAATCAATGGAGACCAAAgtgttaaatacaaatattaaatattgctCTTAGAACCAGAACCCAAAGAAATAGAAGCAAAACCCGAATATTTTACAAGAGTGTATTCCTGGATTCTTTACTAGGGTGTAGTATTACTATCAACTCAAAAGTGACATCAACGTGCAGATTTGCATTTTAAGCAATATTGGCTCTCTTCAGTATatcactttattttattttttttaaacacaagttCTTAAACCAAGATGCACTTTAAGATCGATAacccaaaaagaaaatggattttACTCACCATGTGGACAGGTAGAAAAAGGGAGAATCAAAGCACCAAAAATAATAAGCAGCAAAACAAATAAGGAATCCAAGAGCAAAAATGCGAGTCTCCATCTTGCCATTTTTTGCGCTCTCCGCACTCTTGAGACAGTTGAGACGAGAGAGCAAGTGGTCCCGTGTTGCACGCGGGCCCGACTGGCAGTCTATCTAATATATTTCTAAGGGTTGCGCAGTTCATGTTCAAAAATGGATAAAAGCACATATTCAACTATGCTGCATTgagtaaacaaaaataatgtttcaatacgCCTGCAAAGCCTTTGCATTTGCTAAAAAAAGTGAACGTTTGCCTCAGACGCTCTCATCACAAACAGGATGTGGCGTAAAACGCCCCTTCAAACATAATCacacaaagataaaaaaaaacaaaaacaaataatcaaataaataaacaaacttaTGTTGCAACTCCCTTAGCTCGTGTAACAGAGTGCTCTCGAGATGTTCTCCTATTGTCCCTTTTAATTCAGGAGTTAGGTGATAAACCTGACTTGATCTACTTGTATAAATGTTTTTGACTACTGAAAACTATGTAAATCGTTTCGCAGAGGGGATTTTTAAAGCATTACCATTACTTTATCATTGAACTGATTTAAGATGATTCACTTTTGATGTATAAAACTAATTTTATTGAAGAATTGTTAAAACAACGACCTACTGTAATTGCATTGTAATTCTATTTTAGGTCAGTGGAGGGCGCATTTGAGAgtatttaaccagcctaccctgcatgtttttggcatgtgggaggaatcaGGAgggcctggagaaaacccacacaagcccgggagaacacacacagtgaggacggacctgggattgaaccctcaacccccagaactgtgagggtgaCGTCCCAAAAACGTGCATAGTAGTAAGCAGGTTAAACACTCTGAAATTGTCCCTACTAGGTATGGTTGTtttgcctgcgattggctggcccctgATTCATCGTGGTCGCTTGCTGCTCAaagttgggtgggataggctccagcgccccacGACCCTTCTAAGGATAACCggtacggaaaataaatgaatgaatggctgtAAATTCTAATCCTTGGAATGGCTTGACGAGGCTGAAAATTGACAAGATAGTTAATGTGTCATGGCCTTAATGACTGCAAATAACTAATGTCAGACTCATTTGGATGACAAAGCTTTTTCTCTATTTAATGTGACTGCACTGCATGTGCTGACATTGACAGACACTGCATCATGACCTTCTTTCCTCATTACAGCAGCTTCAAAGCTTCAATGATAAAACAAACATTGCAATAATTCAGTGTCACCTCCAAatgtgttgatttatttatcgTGTTCCTCCAGAAAACATGGAACTAACGAACAGATGGTGCCTTTAAATATGACCAACTCACTTCAGAGAGCAAGCTCAAATTAGATAGCAGAAATAGAATTGCATGAGCTCTAGGCTTTTCTACCACTTTTTTAGCTGCAGATTCAGATATGTTTGATTGTCTTGAATCTTCTGACTTTTTATGTATCAGTGATGATTAATTGTAATTGTGAAATTATTGCTGCCTGTGTTGCCTGTAGTTCATAAATTAGCCAGGAGAAGGCGTCCACGCCCAGGCTTCAGTCTGTGGTGTGCTTTAAGCATGctcatgtttattttatttttttctcccagctgtctctgggccagaggcaggggacaccctgaatcggtggccgatcgaggagacggacaaccatgcacacccatacctaggggcaatttacctaggtccaatcagcctaccatgcatgttttcggaatgtgggaggaaaccggagtacctggaggaaacccacgcagacactgggagaacatgcaaactccacacaggtggaccgacctggatttgaacccaggagctgtgaggccaacacactaagcACTCTCTGTCAGGCCAcgttttcttttatgtttttaatttattctgaattgcattttaaatgctttcattacaaagttaaaaaaactgtAGCTTTATTGCCTTGCATATTGGCATTGGAAAGGcaatttttataataaataatattttgcctcccatttaaaaaacaccaatacTATAATATTATGATGTAATCATTCTAaggttattattttttcccctttctcgattaaaaaaatcagaca of the Stigmatopora argus isolate UIUO_Sarg chromosome 10, RoL_Sarg_1.0, whole genome shotgun sequence genome contains:
- the siae gene encoding sialate O-acetylesterase isoform X3, with amino-acid sequence MVLQKSPERSILWGYGSPEGALVTVYLSGPMKHKSPPAPVKKGIWRVTLDPIEAGGPYNVTAILQNSSTTLTDVLFGDIWLCGGQSNMYFKTSQIFNASEELAIASEYPHVRTFMVALETSDTERTDLIGVSLPWSVPEASGLSEFSALCWLFGRYMYKRLNYPIGLVESCWGGSPVEAWSSSRALQQCGLDPNGKEKQFSHCENSVLWNAMIHPLLNMTLKGSLWYQGEKNTNYHQNKYNCSFPAMIDDWRMAFHLGSGGQTAMDFPFGFVQLSTSIKGSTDNGFPNIRWHQTADKGFVPNSRLQRTFMAVAMDLPDENSPYGTIHPRDKQDVAYRLTLGAQAVAYNEKDVAFLGPFPKQILSSPIYVNLTYDQAIAVKPSKDIFEICCSQPQTPCGFQSLWIPVSIIQWSTTSIMISANVCKPTTEVAALRYAWKDWPCDFKACPVYGANTTLPAPPFIIHRHQVNGNSSLSWNDTFS
- the siae gene encoding sialate O-acetylesterase isoform X2; this encodes MSKGKDFCFASYYGDHMVLQKSPERSILWGYGSPEGALVTVYLSGPMKHKSPPAPVKKGIWRVTLDPIEAGGPYNVTAILQNSSTTLTDVLFGDIWLCGGQSNMYFKTSQIFNASEELAIASEYPHVRTFMVALETSDTERTDLIGVSLPWSVPEASGLSEFSALCWLFGRYMYKRLNYPIGLVESCWGGSPVEAWSSSRALQQCGLDPNGKEKQFSHCENSVLWNAMIHPLLNMTLKGSLWYQGEKNTNYHQNKYNCSFPAMIDDWRMAFHLGSGGQTAMDFPFGFVQLSTSIKGSTDNGFPNIRWHQTADKGFVPNSRLQRTFMAVAMDLPDENSPYGTIHPRDKQDVAYRLTLGAQAVAYNEKDVAFLGPFPKQILSSPIYVNLTYDQAIAVKPSKDIFEICCSQPQTPCGFQSLWIPVSIIQWSTTSIMISANVCKPTTEVAALRYAWKDWPCDFKACPVYGANTTLPAPPFIIHRHQVNGNSSLSWNDTFS
- the siae gene encoding sialate O-acetylesterase isoform X4 gives rise to the protein MARWRLAFLLLDSLFVLLLIIFGALILPFSTCPHGIWRVTLDPIEAGGPYNVTAILQNSSTTLTDVLFGDIWLCGGQSNMYFKTSQIFNASEELAIASEYPHVRTFMVALETSDTERTDLIGVSLPWSVPEASGLSEFSALCWLFGRYMYKRLNYPIGLVESCWGGSPVEAWSSSRALQQCGLDPNGKEKQFSHCENSVLWNAMIHPLLNMTLKGSLWYQGEKNTNYHQNKYNCSFPAMIDDWRMAFHLGSGGQTAMDFPFGFVQLSTSIKGSTDNGFPNIRWHQTADKGFVPNSRLQRTFMAVAMDLPDENSPYGTIHPRDKQDVAYRLTLGAQAVAYNEKDVAFLGPFPKQILSSPIYVNLTYDQAIAVKPSKDIFEICCSQPQTPCGFQSLWIPVSIIQWSTTSIMISANVCKPTTEVAALRYAWKDWPCDFKACPVYGANTTLPAPPFIIHRHQVNGNSSLSWNDTFS
- the siae gene encoding sialate O-acetylesterase isoform X1, producing MARWRLAFLLLDSLFVLLLIIFGALILPFSTCPHGKDFCFASYYGDHMVLQKSPERSILWGYGSPEGALVTVYLSGPMKHKSPPAPVKKGIWRVTLDPIEAGGPYNVTAILQNSSTTLTDVLFGDIWLCGGQSNMYFKTSQIFNASEELAIASEYPHVRTFMVALETSDTERTDLIGVSLPWSVPEASGLSEFSALCWLFGRYMYKRLNYPIGLVESCWGGSPVEAWSSSRALQQCGLDPNGKEKQFSHCENSVLWNAMIHPLLNMTLKGSLWYQGEKNTNYHQNKYNCSFPAMIDDWRMAFHLGSGGQTAMDFPFGFVQLSTSIKGSTDNGFPNIRWHQTADKGFVPNSRLQRTFMAVAMDLPDENSPYGTIHPRDKQDVAYRLTLGAQAVAYNEKDVAFLGPFPKQILSSPIYVNLTYDQAIAVKPSKDIFEICCSQPQTPCGFQSLWIPVSIIQWSTTSIMISANVCKPTTEVAALRYAWKDWPCDFKACPVYGANTTLPAPPFIIHRHQVNGNSSLSWNDTFS
- the siae gene encoding sialate O-acetylesterase isoform X5 encodes the protein MLVVQMQDGDDEQVFQNSGFMSYTGIWRVTLDPIEAGGPYNVTAILQNSSTTLTDVLFGDIWLCGGQSNMYFKTSQIFNASEELAIASEYPHVRTFMVALETSDTERTDLIGVSLPWSVPEASGLSEFSALCWLFGRYMYKRLNYPIGLVESCWGGSPVEAWSSSRALQQCGLDPNGKEKQFSHCENSVLWNAMIHPLLNMTLKGSLWYQGEKNTNYHQNKYNCSFPAMIDDWRMAFHLGSGGQTAMDFPFGFVQLSTSIKGSTDNGFPNIRWHQTADKGFVPNSRLQRTFMAVAMDLPDENSPYGTIHPRDKQDVAYRLTLGAQAVAYNEKDVAFLGPFPKQILSSPIYVNLTYDQAIAVKPSKDIFEICCSQPQTPCGFQSLWIPVSIIQWSTTSIMISANVCKPTTEVAALRYAWKDWPCDFKACPVYGANTTLPAPPFIIHRHQVNGNSSLSWNDTFS